One genomic window of Gracilinema caldarium DSM 7334 includes the following:
- a CDS encoding TolC family protein, with translation MKINIQLGIVLLLSFFLLQIPELFAFDTLDDLVSRAVAQNLDVAKAELTIQNKAAQLKAEPAWRSSSLELTTTISDAFSTTTETSTTEGTTFGGNLVVPLTYWFALGATSTFTDEGNLTSNLSATITPLAQSNSKATIDYRSSLQTYRSTLRTAVLDFRALLRSLLVSKKEAAYREAELQAATAEYEQTQVLSTQGDASQAELLDSLVTMTQARLEYETAVAKYQTVHQSIAQYLGIDESEIPDLEQLSNSEPEISEFLLHDIMDRSTYLSINDTYVTATLDAESSQIDARTAQPKPDITLKGTLSPTAKSWSASASLKVPMDLLYWEEARIATNLAAIKEKKVQLTSQTVLQEYEQKVRELNRLLDSWKKTITAYESAKIVYKQIETLAHFGQKSRIDMLNGYADVLYSTWQVASAEKAFRDALDALSTRFVFTKTNLSNRDEKRP, from the coding sequence ATGAAGATAAACATACAGCTGGGTATTGTCCTTTTGCTTAGTTTCTTTTTACTTCAAATTCCAGAACTTTTTGCCTTTGATACATTGGACGATCTTGTATCACGGGCTGTTGCACAAAATCTTGATGTTGCCAAAGCTGAATTAACTATACAAAATAAAGCGGCTCAGCTTAAGGCAGAGCCAGCGTGGCGTTCCAGTTCATTAGAATTAACGACAACTATTTCTGATGCTTTTAGTACTACTACCGAAACGAGTACAACTGAAGGAACGACCTTTGGAGGAAATCTTGTAGTTCCTTTGACGTACTGGTTTGCTTTAGGCGCAACAAGTACCTTTACCGATGAGGGAAACCTTACATCGAATCTTTCCGCTACAATTACTCCCTTAGCCCAATCAAATTCGAAGGCAACCATAGACTATCGCTCGAGCCTTCAGACCTATAGGAGTACCCTCCGAACAGCGGTATTAGACTTCCGAGCTCTCCTACGGTCTTTGTTAGTGAGTAAAAAGGAAGCAGCCTATAGAGAAGCGGAATTACAAGCCGCTACAGCCGAATATGAGCAAACCCAGGTTCTTTCTACTCAGGGGGATGCTTCTCAGGCAGAATTGCTCGATTCTCTAGTTACCATGACCCAAGCTCGGTTAGAATATGAAACAGCGGTTGCAAAGTATCAAACCGTTCATCAATCCATAGCCCAATATTTAGGTATTGATGAATCGGAAATTCCTGATTTAGAACAACTTAGTAATTCTGAACCAGAAATATCCGAATTCCTTTTACATGACATTATGGATAGGTCGACCTATCTTTCAATAAACGATACCTATGTAACAGCCACTTTGGATGCTGAATCGAGTCAGATTGATGCACGGACTGCTCAACCAAAACCTGATATTACCTTAAAAGGTACCCTATCACCAACTGCTAAGAGCTGGTCAGCTTCGGCTTCGCTAAAAGTACCGATGGATTTGCTTTATTGGGAAGAAGCTCGGATTGCAACAAATTTAGCTGCGATTAAGGAAAAAAAAGTTCAGCTTACTAGTCAGACAGTTTTACAGGAATATGAACAAAAGGTACGAGAACTCAATCGACTTTTAGACAGTTGGAAGAAAACGATAACAGCGTATGAATCAGCAAAAATAGTATATAAACAAATAGAGACCCTTGCTCATTTTGGACAAAAGTCTAGAATTGATATGCTGAATGGTTATGCAGATGTTCTGTATTCTACCTGGCAGGTTGCCAGTGCAGAAAAAGCCTTTCGGGATGCTCTGGATGCACTTTCGACGCGATTTGTATTTACGAAAACCAATCTTTCTAACAGAGACGAAAAACGTCCATAA
- a CDS encoding ABC transporter permease has translation MNMSLSISGHTFRRFLLVLVVIVGTAALALSYAISAQLDRLVTVAVQSSGRRVIIANANLEADASLDWQTPLVLIPQDKQTFLDANVGFKAVSIINQLPWRQIEVSGVAYRPGTVLGSDEQYADIMGLRFAAGSFFAASDVTNRSRVAVLSERAATLLYGSSQHAVGKTFRGDRNIFVQRQVGGTPNRVESSYDSYTIVGVFRDVTAFERDVYGVPDYIVPYTVMFPADIPIMPFARTFVGRTVDVRPLEGITAGLRSYLSQTKKLETVKIAVWEGSLERGGASSVEQVRSSLQGLSLITELFGLAILIVAAFGVVSSMMAEAAERRREMAIKRALGNTIFKVTLELIINSLKLTVLGGIIGFGLSLVIQGFSKNYLHPFLEALQMNGTDLTASLFEPRSLLAPVIAVLLSGLFSFLPAMKSASASIVDGLKE, from the coding sequence ATGAATATGTCTTTATCAATTTCCGGTCATACGTTCCGTCGGTTTCTTCTCGTTTTAGTGGTTATTGTAGGAACCGCTGCGTTAGCCCTTTCCTATGCTATTTCTGCCCAATTGGACCGGCTTGTTACGGTAGCAGTTCAGAGTAGTGGACGGAGAGTTATCATAGCCAATGCTAACCTGGAAGCCGATGCTTCCCTTGATTGGCAAACTCCCCTTGTTTTGATTCCCCAAGATAAACAGACTTTCTTGGATGCAAATGTGGGGTTTAAGGCAGTTTCCATTATTAATCAATTGCCCTGGCGGCAAATAGAGGTTTCCGGAGTTGCCTATCGTCCTGGTACTGTGCTAGGTTCCGATGAACAATATGCAGATATCATGGGTCTCAGGTTTGCGGCGGGTAGTTTCTTTGCTGCCTCTGATGTTACCAATCGATCCCGGGTAGCCGTATTGTCTGAGCGGGCTGCTACACTTCTTTATGGTTCCAGTCAGCATGCGGTAGGAAAAACCTTTCGGGGAGACCGGAATATTTTCGTGCAACGGCAGGTTGGAGGCACCCCAAATCGGGTTGAATCTTCCTATGATTCCTATACTATTGTAGGAGTTTTTAGGGATGTGACCGCTTTTGAGCGAGATGTCTATGGAGTGCCCGATTATATTGTACCCTATACGGTCATGTTCCCTGCTGATATCCCCATCATGCCCTTTGCCAGGACCTTTGTAGGGCGCACGGTAGATGTCCGTCCCCTGGAAGGGATTACCGCAGGGTTACGCAGTTACCTGAGTCAGACAAAAAAACTAGAGACTGTAAAAATCGCTGTATGGGAGGGGTCTCTAGAACGGGGAGGAGCCTCGTCAGTGGAACAGGTTAGGTCTTCCCTTCAGGGATTGTCCCTTATTACAGAACTCTTTGGTCTTGCCATTTTAATTGTCGCAGCCTTTGGTGTTGTTTCAAGCATGATGGCTGAAGCTGCAGAACGACGACGGGAAATGGCTATAAAGCGAGCGTTGGGAAATACCATTTTCAAGGTTACCCTGGAACTTATAATAAATAGCCTTAAACTCACTGTTTTGGGGGGTATCATTGGTTTTGGTCTGTCCCTTGTAATACAAGGTTTTAGTAAGAATTACTTACATCCTTTTCTTGAAGCACTTCAGATGAATGGTACCGATTTGACCGCATCGCTCTTTGAGCCGCGAAGTCTCTTGGCTCCGGTGATTGCGGTATTGCTTTCGGGATTGTTCTCCTTCCTTCCGGCAATGAAGTCCGCTTCTGCATCAATTGTCGATGGCTTAAAGGAATAG